A region of Plantactinospora sp. BC1 DNA encodes the following proteins:
- a CDS encoding response regulator transcription factor, protein MRIVIAEDDPLLREGLALLLRAESLDVVATTDTPGAFLAAVDAYAPDVAIVDVRMPPTHTDEGIVAAVEARRRQPGLAVLVLSAYVEQTFATELLAGGTVRLGYLLKERVGRVDEFLAALHRVADGGTAVDPEVVGQLLARSRPDSTLSRLSLRERDVLGLMAEGLGNGAIAERLFVTEGAVHKHIRSIFAKLDLPPDDRADRRVTAVLRYLEDTQR, encoded by the coding sequence GTGCGGATCGTGATCGCCGAGGACGACCCCCTGCTGCGGGAGGGTCTGGCGCTGCTGCTGCGGGCGGAGTCGCTCGACGTGGTCGCGACCACCGACACGCCGGGCGCGTTCCTGGCGGCCGTCGACGCGTACGCCCCGGACGTCGCCATCGTCGACGTCCGGATGCCGCCGACGCACACCGACGAGGGGATCGTCGCCGCGGTCGAGGCCCGTCGCCGTCAGCCGGGTCTCGCCGTGCTGGTCCTGTCGGCGTACGTCGAGCAGACCTTCGCCACCGAGTTGCTCGCCGGGGGCACGGTGCGGTTGGGGTACCTGTTGAAGGAACGCGTCGGCCGGGTCGACGAGTTCCTGGCCGCGCTGCACCGGGTCGCCGACGGCGGTACGGCGGTCGACCCGGAGGTGGTCGGCCAGTTGCTGGCGCGCAGCCGTCCCGACAGCACGCTGAGCCGGCTGAGCCTGCGCGAGCGTGACGTGCTCGGGTTGATGGCCGAGGGGCTGGGCAACGGCGCCATCGCCGAGCGCCTGTTCGTCACCGAGGGTGCCGTGCACAAGCACATCCGCAGCATTTTCGCCAAGCTGGACCTGCCGCCGGACGACCGGGCGGACCGGCGGGTGACCGCGGTCCTGCGCTATCTGGAGGACACCCAGCGATGA
- a CDS encoding TetR/AcrR family transcriptional regulator, translating to MVSRADQPIWLRPESLPAGRPAERSRAEVTSAAIALADRDGLEAVTMRRVAASLGTGPASLYRYVAARDELVDLMVDAVAAEYDLAPPGDDWLADLVEFARQTRTIMRRHPWLAPLVTGQPGIGPNGLDLVEHVLAVLADHPAAVGVKLQAFAMLNGIVALFVQAELAGARQRGGRSTEQWQQAQAAYLRHVAAQGRHPRLAEAIARGSTEATAEEDPFDLIVSRTMAGILGPATPAPSADAGR from the coding sequence ATGGTGAGCCGAGCGGACCAGCCGATCTGGCTGCGGCCGGAGTCGCTGCCGGCGGGTCGTCCGGCGGAACGCAGCCGCGCCGAGGTCACCTCGGCGGCGATCGCCCTCGCCGACCGGGACGGGCTGGAGGCGGTCACCATGCGCCGGGTGGCCGCGAGCCTCGGGACCGGCCCCGCGTCGCTCTACCGCTACGTGGCCGCCCGGGACGAACTCGTCGACCTGATGGTGGACGCCGTGGCCGCGGAGTACGACCTCGCCCCGCCCGGCGACGACTGGCTCGCCGATCTCGTCGAGTTCGCCCGGCAGACCCGTACGATCATGCGCCGTCATCCGTGGCTGGCACCCCTGGTGACCGGTCAGCCGGGCATCGGCCCGAACGGCCTCGACCTGGTCGAACACGTCCTCGCCGTACTCGCCGACCACCCCGCCGCCGTCGGCGTCAAGTTGCAGGCCTTCGCCATGCTCAACGGCATCGTCGCACTCTTCGTGCAGGCGGAACTGGCCGGCGCCCGTCAACGCGGGGGCCGGAGCACCGAGCAGTGGCAGCAGGCACAGGCGGCCTACCTGCGCCACGTCGCCGCGCAGGGTCGGCATCCGCGTCTTGCCGAGGCCATCGCGCGGGGATCGACCGAGGCCACGGCCGAGGAGGATCCGTTCGACCTCATCGTCTCGCGCACCATGGCCGGCATCCTCGGGCCGGCGACTCCCGCCCCGTCGGCGGACGCCGGCCGGTAG
- a CDS encoding MarR family transcriptional regulator produces MTEAEKREESRDLLDSSHWRPLWQMLNAMDQEIASLYDEAGISGLRTRFVGPLIQLSRHESMTIQELATAVEVTHSAMSQTAAAMRAAGFVDSAEGGDGRTRRIRLSSRGREVLPLLEAEWRATEATVRELEAELPYPLSRVVEDINAALATRSFRQRLADNLAQALDGRLR; encoded by the coding sequence GTGACCGAAGCCGAGAAGAGGGAAGAGAGCCGGGACCTGCTCGACAGCAGCCACTGGCGCCCGCTGTGGCAGATGCTGAACGCGATGGACCAGGAGATCGCCTCGCTCTACGACGAGGCGGGGATATCCGGGCTGCGCACCCGGTTCGTCGGTCCCCTGATCCAGTTGTCCCGGCACGAGTCGATGACGATCCAGGAACTGGCCACCGCCGTCGAGGTGACCCACTCGGCGATGAGCCAGACCGCCGCCGCGATGCGCGCGGCGGGGTTCGTCGACAGCGCGGAGGGCGGTGACGGTCGGACCCGCCGGATCCGGCTGAGCAGCCGGGGCCGGGAGGTGCTGCCGCTGCTGGAGGCGGAGTGGCGGGCGACCGAGGCCACGGTGCGGGAACTGGAGGCGGAACTGCCGTATCCGCTGAGTCGGGTCGTCGAGGACATCAACGCCGCGCTGGCGACCCGCTCGTTCCGCCAGCGCCTCGCCGACAACCTCGCCCAGGCCCTCGACGGGCGTCTGCGATGA
- a CDS encoding ThuA domain-containing protein, giving the protein MAHHRHFRLSRSVGRHRPGPVDPPPAALDPVFRARWRGAGPLRRAVALASAAVLTLGLLGAPATAAPDGSVGGVAPAWSGQAVNVLVFHGPAASQDDPVARAVSTIRKLGTENGFTVHASADPAVFTADNLDRYRSVVFLSANGVTLNDAQEAAFQAYVKGGGGFVGIHDAARAQPGSEWFTGLIGTRPAASLPNAEKIESVTASGNNPPNEIVENLIDGSTGTKWLTRTPTGWVVAKLGAPKAIAHYALTSANDFTGRDPRDWTLQGSADGETWTDLDRRTGETFSGRFQTKQYTFTNTQPYQYYRLNITANSGEPLIQLAELWLIGPDAGPAPESRVQEAVVEVVDRQHPANKGLPLNWTRADQWMNWDPSPVGRVHTVAQVRERSYQPGLGGNGAFHPISWCRDYDGGRSFYTGMGRTEASYTTDTKFRSHLLGALQWTTGLVRGDCQATIGANYRIERLTAANQSGQLDQIGEPHGLTIAPDGKVFYIGKAACPSGPIADWANPDVGLGCGTIHQWDPKSKQVKLLTTLEVMGNRGSGSELVKNEEGLVGITLDPKFAENGWFYVYWMPHESIDRERRVGQRTVSRFTYDHAEQSVDQGTRKDLLHWDTQIHSCCHAGGGMTFDESGNLYIGSGDSNSSGGSNGYSGNNWTQEYAGISFQDARRTSGNTNDLNGKILRIHPEPDGTYTIPDGNLFTGQEQGGGKTRPEIYVMGVRNIARIAWDPVNDWLTAAWVGPDAGAPSPELGPAKYETATIITSAGNHGWPYCMGNRQPYRDRSNTDATVLTGWYDCDNPKNESPRNTGLVNLPPVRDNMIWYSPQGGGPVFPKRTDGSGLPTYKAEDATYTQPYLSGGGQAIMDGPTYQREKVDVNSGVAWPEYWDDKWFIGDQSNANNRIAVTVDPETVAHAGAPAFAEDLRSIIQGGTGPNQLDSWMDAKFGPDGALYMLDYGRGFFSLHPNQKLVRITYQGGQATPNPSLATARSVTPSQPRTIGFSAARAGGVAWEWDFGDGSKPSHQAHPTHTYKRYGTFTATLKVTYADGEVVTGKIDVNAGCAAADARPTVWMLDTDTGVENRKVGGGCTINDLIDDETTWPNRASFVTHLDAVLAELTAAHVIDNRESRALRRAGTQSPIGATDGYQPIFDGSAKSLAGWRQAPGGSFSLRPDGSIRSSGGLGMLWYADQQLADYSIRVQFRDISPENVRANSGIFVRFPDPRTPLEQRPAGSCGTVGSARTSQAWVAIYCGHEIQIYDGETGEPQKTGSVYNFAPNTLDRAGATPKNQWNDYEVRVTGQHYTIVRNGVVISEFENAPGKQSSRQGDPPTDLRQFLSGFVGLQNHGNNDVIEFRNIRVRQL; this is encoded by the coding sequence ATGGCTCACCACCGCCATTTCCGGCTGTCCCGATCGGTCGGGCGACACCGCCCCGGCCCCGTCGACCCGCCGCCCGCCGCGCTCGACCCGGTTTTCCGGGCCCGGTGGCGTGGCGCCGGACCGCTGCGCCGGGCGGTCGCCCTGGCCTCGGCCGCCGTGCTCACGCTCGGCCTGCTGGGGGCGCCGGCCACCGCCGCCCCGGACGGGAGCGTCGGCGGGGTCGCGCCGGCCTGGAGCGGCCAGGCGGTGAACGTACTGGTCTTCCACGGGCCGGCGGCGTCCCAGGACGACCCGGTCGCCCGGGCCGTCAGCACGATCCGCAAGCTCGGCACCGAGAACGGCTTCACCGTGCACGCCTCCGCCGACCCGGCGGTCTTCACCGCGGACAACCTGGACCGCTACCGCAGCGTCGTCTTCCTGTCGGCGAACGGGGTGACGCTGAACGACGCCCAGGAGGCGGCGTTCCAGGCGTACGTCAAGGGTGGTGGCGGCTTCGTCGGCATCCACGACGCCGCCCGCGCGCAGCCCGGCTCGGAGTGGTTCACCGGTCTGATCGGTACCCGCCCGGCGGCGAGCCTGCCCAACGCGGAGAAGATCGAGAGCGTCACGGCCAGCGGCAACAACCCGCCGAACGAGATCGTCGAGAACCTGATCGACGGATCGACCGGTACGAAGTGGCTGACGCGTACCCCGACCGGCTGGGTCGTCGCCAAGCTCGGCGCGCCGAAGGCGATCGCGCACTACGCACTCACCTCGGCGAACGACTTCACCGGCCGGGACCCGAGGGACTGGACCCTACAGGGGTCGGCCGACGGCGAGACCTGGACGGACCTGGACCGCCGGACCGGGGAGACCTTCTCGGGGCGGTTCCAGACCAAGCAGTACACGTTCACCAACACCCAGCCGTACCAGTACTACCGGCTGAACATCACCGCGAACAGCGGTGAGCCGCTGATCCAGCTCGCCGAGCTGTGGCTGATCGGCCCGGACGCCGGACCGGCGCCGGAGTCCCGGGTGCAGGAGGCCGTGGTCGAGGTGGTCGACCGGCAGCACCCGGCGAACAAGGGCCTGCCGCTCAACTGGACCCGCGCCGACCAGTGGATGAACTGGGACCCCAGCCCGGTGGGTCGGGTGCACACCGTCGCCCAGGTCCGGGAGCGCAGCTACCAGCCGGGGCTGGGCGGCAACGGCGCCTTCCACCCGATCTCCTGGTGCCGGGACTACGACGGCGGCCGGTCGTTCTACACCGGGATGGGGCGCACCGAGGCGAGCTACACCACCGACACGAAATTCCGCAGCCACCTGCTCGGCGCGTTGCAGTGGACGACCGGTCTGGTCCGGGGCGACTGCCAGGCGACCATCGGGGCGAACTACAGGATCGAGCGGCTGACCGCCGCCAACCAGTCCGGCCAGCTCGACCAGATCGGTGAGCCGCACGGCCTGACCATCGCCCCCGACGGCAAGGTCTTCTACATCGGCAAGGCCGCCTGCCCGAGCGGGCCGATCGCCGACTGGGCCAACCCGGACGTCGGGCTGGGCTGCGGCACCATCCACCAGTGGGACCCGAAGAGCAAGCAGGTCAAGCTGCTGACCACGCTGGAGGTGATGGGCAACCGGGGCAGCGGCAGCGAGCTGGTGAAGAACGAGGAGGGCCTGGTCGGCATCACCCTCGACCCGAAGTTCGCCGAGAACGGCTGGTTCTACGTCTACTGGATGCCGCACGAGTCGATCGACCGGGAGCGCCGGGTCGGCCAGCGTACGGTCTCCCGGTTCACCTACGACCACGCAGAGCAGTCGGTCGACCAGGGCACCCGCAAGGACCTGCTGCACTGGGACACCCAGATCCACAGCTGCTGCCACGCCGGTGGCGGGATGACCTTCGACGAGTCCGGCAACCTCTACATCGGCAGCGGCGACAGCAACTCCTCCGGCGGGTCGAACGGCTACTCCGGAAACAACTGGACCCAGGAGTACGCCGGGATCTCGTTCCAGGACGCCCGGCGTACCTCCGGGAACACCAACGACCTGAACGGCAAGATCCTGCGCATCCACCCGGAGCCGGACGGCACCTACACGATCCCGGACGGCAACCTCTTCACCGGCCAGGAGCAGGGCGGCGGCAAGACCCGACCGGAGATCTACGTGATGGGTGTCCGCAACATCGCCCGGATCGCCTGGGACCCGGTCAACGACTGGCTCACCGCCGCGTGGGTCGGCCCGGACGCCGGTGCCCCGAGCCCGGAACTCGGCCCGGCGAAGTACGAGACCGCCACCATCATCACCTCGGCGGGCAACCACGGCTGGCCGTACTGCATGGGCAACCGGCAGCCGTACCGGGACCGCAGCAACACCGACGCCACCGTGCTGACCGGCTGGTACGACTGCGACAACCCGAAGAACGAGTCGCCGCGCAACACCGGTCTGGTCAACCTCCCGCCGGTACGGGACAACATGATCTGGTACTCGCCGCAGGGTGGTGGCCCGGTCTTCCCGAAGCGCACCGACGGCAGCGGGCTGCCGACGTACAAGGCCGAGGACGCCACCTACACCCAGCCGTACCTGAGCGGCGGCGGTCAGGCCATCATGGACGGCCCGACCTACCAGCGCGAAAAGGTCGACGTGAACAGCGGCGTCGCCTGGCCGGAGTACTGGGACGACAAGTGGTTCATCGGTGACCAGTCCAACGCCAACAACCGGATCGCCGTCACCGTCGACCCGGAGACGGTCGCGCACGCCGGGGCGCCGGCCTTCGCCGAGGACCTGCGCAGCATCATCCAGGGTGGCACCGGCCCGAACCAGCTCGACTCCTGGATGGACGCGAAGTTCGGGCCCGACGGCGCGCTCTACATGCTCGACTACGGCCGGGGCTTCTTCAGCCTGCACCCGAACCAGAAGCTGGTCCGGATCACCTACCAGGGTGGCCAGGCCACCCCGAACCCGAGCCTGGCCACGGCCCGGTCGGTGACGCCGAGCCAGCCCCGGACCATCGGGTTCTCCGCCGCGCGGGCCGGCGGGGTGGCCTGGGAGTGGGACTTCGGCGACGGCAGCAAGCCGTCGCACCAGGCCCACCCGACGCACACCTACAAGCGGTACGGGACCTTCACCGCGACGCTGAAGGTGACCTACGCCGACGGTGAGGTGGTCACCGGGAAGATCGACGTGAACGCCGGCTGCGCCGCCGCCGACGCCCGGCCGACGGTCTGGATGCTGGACACCGACACCGGGGTGGAGAACCGGAAGGTCGGCGGCGGCTGCACGATCAACGACCTGATCGACGACGAGACCACCTGGCCGAACCGGGCCTCGTTCGTCACCCACCTCGACGCCGTGCTCGCCGAACTGACCGCCGCGCACGTCATCGACAACCGCGAGTCCAGGGCGCTGCGCCGGGCCGGTACCCAGTCCCCGATCGGTGCCACCGACGGCTACCAGCCGATCTTCGACGGTTCGGCGAAGTCGCTGGCCGGCTGGCGCCAGGCACCCGGCGGGTCGTTCTCGCTGCGCCCCGACGGGTCGATCCGCAGCTCCGGTGGCCTCGGCATGCTCTGGTACGCCGACCAGCAGCTCGCGGACTATTCGATCAGGGTGCAGTTCCGCGACATCTCCCCGGAGAACGTCCGGGCCAACAGCGGCATCTTCGTCCGGTTCCCGGATCCGAGGACTCCGCTGGAGCAGCGGCCGGCGGGCAGTTGTGGCACCGTCGGGTCGGCCCGTACCTCCCAGGCATGGGTCGCCATCTACTGCGGCCACGAGATCCAGATCTACGACGGCGAGACCGGCGAGCCGCAGAAGACCGGCTCGGTCTACAACTTCGCGCCGAACACCCTGGACCGGGCCGGTGCGACCCCGAAGAACCAGTGGAACGACTACGAGGTCCGGGTGACCGGCCAGCACTACACGATCGTCCGCAACGGTGTGGTGATCAGTGAGTTCGAGAACGCCCCCGGCAAGCAGTCGTCCCGCCAGGGCGACCCGCCGACCGACCTGCGGCAGTTCCTCAGCGGCTTCGTCGGATTGCAGAACCACGGCAACAACGACGTGATCGAGTTCCGCAACATCCGGGTGCGGCAGCTCTGA
- a CDS encoding sensor histidine kinase translates to MRTTDDPAGARWRSARRYLRDRARDSVDALEHLVGGLGTALLALGGLSYLVAVVLAVPVGVGLLLVPSALRVVRAVADRERARLSRWGPEIIGPGPVPAGARAALRDGAVRRDLAWLLVHATGGFVIGLVGLGLPLYAVQSLTFPLWFWLLPAEAGGPGLVYWRIEGLLDALAVGLTGVGWLAVVVGLGPGMARLQAWPGRRLLAPPADTDLSLRVAELTATRAAALDAHAVELRRIERSLHDGAQNRLVAVTVLLGAARRAVARDPVFAGDVLERAQDAAEQALAELRGVVRGILPPVLADRGLAGALGGLAASCGVPCRVDVEVPGRCAASVEATAYFVVAEALTNVTRHSGAASATVTVRRAGARLLLRVADDGHGGAEERDGSGLVGIRRRVEAYDGRFRLTSPVGGPTTMEVELPCGS, encoded by the coding sequence ATGAGGACGACCGACGACCCGGCCGGCGCCCGGTGGCGCTCCGCCCGGCGCTATCTGCGGGACCGGGCACGGGACTCGGTCGACGCCCTGGAGCACCTGGTCGGCGGGCTCGGCACGGCGTTGCTGGCGCTGGGCGGGTTGAGCTACCTGGTCGCGGTCGTGCTGGCCGTTCCGGTCGGCGTCGGACTGCTGCTGGTGCCGTCGGCCCTGCGCGTGGTGCGGGCGGTGGCCGATCGGGAGCGGGCCCGGCTGTCCCGGTGGGGCCCCGAGATCATCGGTCCGGGGCCGGTACCGGCCGGAGCGCGGGCCGCCCTGCGGGATGGCGCCGTACGGCGTGATCTCGCCTGGCTGCTGGTGCACGCCACCGGCGGGTTCGTGATCGGTCTGGTCGGCCTGGGCCTGCCGCTGTACGCGGTGCAGAGCCTGACCTTCCCGTTGTGGTTCTGGCTGCTGCCGGCCGAGGCCGGTGGCCCCGGGCTGGTGTACTGGCGGATCGAGGGGCTGCTGGACGCGCTGGCCGTCGGGTTGACCGGGGTCGGCTGGCTGGCCGTCGTCGTCGGCCTCGGCCCCGGTATGGCGCGGCTCCAGGCGTGGCCCGGACGTCGCCTGCTGGCGCCGCCCGCCGACACCGACCTGTCGCTGCGGGTGGCGGAGTTGACCGCGACCCGCGCGGCGGCGCTGGACGCGCACGCGGTCGAGCTGCGCCGGATCGAGCGGTCGCTGCACGACGGTGCGCAGAACCGGCTGGTCGCGGTCACCGTCCTGCTGGGTGCCGCCCGGCGGGCGGTGGCCCGGGATCCGGTCTTCGCCGGTGACGTGCTGGAGCGGGCGCAGGACGCCGCCGAGCAGGCACTGGCCGAGTTGCGTGGCGTGGTGCGCGGCATCCTCCCGCCGGTCCTGGCCGATCGCGGGCTGGCCGGTGCCCTCGGTGGACTCGCCGCGAGCTGCGGGGTGCCCTGCCGGGTCGACGTCGAGGTGCCCGGCCGCTGTGCCGCCTCGGTCGAGGCCACCGCCTACTTCGTGGTGGCCGAGGCGCTGACCAACGTGACCCGGCACAGCGGAGCGGCCAGCGCCACCGTCACGGTGCGTCGGGCCGGCGCCCGGCTGCTGCTGCGGGTGGCGGACGACGGCCACGGCGGTGCCGAGGAGCGCGACGGGTCCGGCCTCGTCGGCATCCGTCGGCGGGTGGAGGCGTACGACGGGCGGTTCCGGCTCACCAGCCCGGTCGGTGGGCCCACGACGATGGAGGTGGAGCTGCCGTGCGGATCGTGA
- a CDS encoding multicopper oxidase domain-containing protein — protein MDKETKDIGEVVLSAPAAGPASQPASPVRLLGTSGGRALMVAAIMLVTLVGAGGLAVAGGATTAAPPAERAVEAAAASAERPAGCVTPDRRLQMYAVELPKDPVTNQVRLGYGLTPQTASYPGPTMEMIEGECLAITLHNQVPAATLEQLRTDPAHPVGVSLHVHGVKYTQMSDGTVHSNSFVPPGGSRTYIWYAKPRTATSQGTAGYWWYHDHVVGGPHGTQGLRSGLFGGLVVRRQGDPRPDRTYVTAFGDRQTINLRRSAEADTCDPVNPQPGPTCLVAKLGERVEFIVIGIGDDMHTFHVHGHSWADTRTGLVPGGNKALIDSIPVIDNKTLGPGDTFGVQIVAGDSVGPGHWMLHCHMQFHSDLGMSTTLHVLDENGQMPPHAGGHRPAAPAQGAAAPAGAHGNHR, from the coding sequence TTGGACAAGGAAACGAAGGACATCGGCGAGGTCGTACTCTCGGCGCCCGCCGCCGGGCCGGCGTCGCAGCCGGCGTCGCCGGTCCGGCTGCTCGGCACGAGCGGCGGCCGGGCCCTGATGGTGGCGGCCATCATGCTGGTGACGCTCGTCGGCGCGGGCGGGCTGGCCGTGGCCGGCGGCGCCACCACGGCCGCCCCGCCGGCCGAGCGGGCGGTCGAGGCCGCCGCGGCCTCGGCGGAACGGCCGGCCGGCTGTGTCACCCCGGACCGCCGGCTACAGATGTACGCGGTCGAGCTGCCCAAGGACCCGGTGACCAACCAGGTCCGGCTCGGCTACGGCCTCACCCCGCAGACGGCCTCCTACCCGGGGCCGACGATGGAGATGATCGAGGGGGAATGCCTGGCGATCACCCTGCACAACCAGGTGCCGGCCGCCACCCTGGAGCAGTTGCGCACCGACCCGGCGCACCCGGTCGGCGTCTCGCTGCACGTGCACGGGGTCAAGTACACCCAGATGTCCGACGGCACGGTGCACAGCAACTCCTTCGTGCCGCCGGGCGGGTCGCGGACCTACATCTGGTACGCCAAGCCGCGCACCGCGACCTCGCAGGGCACCGCCGGCTACTGGTGGTACCACGACCACGTGGTCGGCGGGCCGCACGGCACCCAGGGCCTCCGCTCCGGGCTCTTCGGCGGCCTGGTGGTACGCCGGCAGGGCGACCCGAGGCCGGACCGGACCTACGTGACGGCCTTCGGCGACCGGCAGACCATCAACCTGCGGCGCAGCGCGGAGGCCGACACCTGCGACCCGGTGAACCCGCAGCCGGGCCCGACCTGCCTGGTCGCCAAGCTCGGCGAACGGGTCGAGTTCATCGTGATCGGCATCGGCGACGACATGCACACCTTCCACGTGCACGGACACTCCTGGGCGGACACCCGGACCGGCCTGGTCCCCGGCGGCAACAAGGCGCTCATCGACTCGATCCCGGTGATCGACAACAAGACCCTCGGCCCCGGTGACACCTTCGGCGTGCAGATCGTCGCGGGCGACTCCGTGGGACCGGGGCACTGGATGCTGCACTGCCACATGCAGTTCCACTCCGACCTGGGCATGTCGACGACGCTGCACGTGCTCGACGAGAACGGACAGATGCCGCCGCACGCCGGTGGCCACCGGCCGGCCGCGCCGGCACAGGGCGCCGCCGCACCGGCCGGCGCGCACGGGAACCACCGATGA
- a CDS encoding MFS transporter gives MSLPGALVDTGPLREYPTFRRLWLGTTASGLGGQLGVFAVTFYVWEHTRNPVTVGLIGLFTAAPLIVFALLGSAFVDHVDRRRLALATTWGQIVTSLLMAAVAAGPADGTWAMLVLVAVAAAFSALGTPARRTFVARLLPADRLAAGLALNHLSFQLAVLLGPALAGLLTARWGTTVCFVINGIAAVAALIGITGLPATAPTEGTGRAGAAAVWEGIRYAARTPVVRAAFLVDLAATVLAMPMALFPVINQEKFGGSPEVLGLLTSAVAVGGVLASALSGTITRRDRPGLVLLCCAGVWGAALAGVGLSGQLPVVLALLALAGAADTWSVVSRGTIVQSGTPESHRGRVAALEHIVGTAGPHLGGLRAGLVAAGSTAGTALVVGGLTCLAGLGLISALVPQLQRLRSTRESPAPAHT, from the coding sequence ATGAGCCTTCCCGGCGCACTGGTCGACACCGGCCCGCTGCGCGAGTACCCCACCTTCCGTCGTCTCTGGCTGGGCACCACAGCCTCCGGACTCGGCGGCCAGCTGGGGGTCTTCGCCGTCACCTTCTATGTCTGGGAGCACACCCGCAACCCGGTGACGGTCGGGCTGATCGGCCTCTTCACCGCCGCTCCGCTCATCGTCTTCGCCCTGCTCGGCAGCGCCTTCGTCGACCACGTCGACCGGCGGCGGCTGGCCCTGGCCACCACCTGGGGCCAGATCGTGACCAGCCTCCTGATGGCGGCCGTGGCCGCCGGGCCGGCCGACGGGACCTGGGCCATGCTGGTACTGGTTGCCGTCGCGGCGGCCTTCTCCGCACTGGGAACCCCGGCCCGCCGTACCTTCGTCGCACGGCTGCTCCCCGCCGACCGGCTGGCCGCCGGACTGGCCCTCAACCACCTCTCCTTCCAGTTGGCGGTGCTCCTCGGCCCGGCCCTGGCGGGTCTGCTCACCGCCCGGTGGGGGACGACGGTCTGCTTCGTGATCAACGGGATCGCCGCCGTCGCCGCCCTGATCGGGATCACCGGGCTGCCTGCGACCGCCCCGACCGAGGGGACCGGGCGGGCCGGTGCCGCCGCCGTCTGGGAGGGGATCCGCTACGCCGCCCGCACTCCGGTGGTCCGGGCCGCCTTCCTCGTCGACCTCGCCGCGACGGTACTGGCCATGCCGATGGCCCTCTTCCCGGTCATCAACCAGGAGAAGTTCGGCGGGTCGCCGGAGGTGCTCGGCCTGCTCACCTCGGCGGTGGCGGTCGGCGGCGTACTCGCCTCCGCGCTCTCCGGAACGATCACCCGGCGGGACCGCCCCGGCCTCGTGCTGCTGTGCTGCGCCGGGGTGTGGGGGGCGGCACTGGCCGGTGTCGGTCTGAGCGGTCAGCTTCCGGTGGTGCTCGCCCTGCTGGCGCTGGCCGGTGCCGCCGACACCTGGTCCGTCGTGTCACGCGGAACGATCGTGCAGTCGGGTACGCCGGAGTCCCACCGTGGCCGGGTCGCCGCGCTGGAACACATCGTCGGCACGGCCGGACCACACCTCGGCGGCCTCCGCGCGGGGCTGGTCGCGGCCGGGAGCACGGCCGGCACCGCCCTGGTGGTCGGCGGGCTCACCTGTCTGGCCGGACTGGGCCTGATCAGCGCCCTCGTCCCGCAACTCCAGCGGTTGCGCAGCACCCGGGAATCTCCCGCCCCCGCACACACCTGA